A region of Bombilactobacillus folatiphilus DNA encodes the following proteins:
- a CDS encoding M20/M25/M40 family metallo-hydrolase has product MVKLQDSIIQNSIQQLSDYVALPSVSAKHQKQAATAAFLKNLLEEQLGAQVQVFDDYQAPLVFAQVQPQHLSDTTLLIYNHYDVQPEEPVELWESDPFELKQSAESLIGRGVADCKGDFISRLTALKLYRQEHGDFPCNIKFLIEGEEEVASEHLSDYLAKYNDLLVADLVIWESGSKNDHEQFQIEGGNKGVLCFKLTAKSAASDLHSSLAAVADSATWRLVQALNSLRATDGTIQVPGFYEEVVAPSEIEEQLVAQAPTPDLTKKWDLQLPLLKNKSVNNNLTFAPTINIEGISSGWEGSGVKTVTPKQATAKLEFRLVPNQDPQVIFKQLTQYLQDQGFTDIQVDYLLGERGYRWDLQNPLVDRLIATAKTVYGDDKVVSLPSSAGTGPMYLLNKNTHAPIVSCGVGYSHSGPHAPNENIRINDYLQFIDFFSQFLDKL; this is encoded by the coding sequence ATGGTTAAATTACAAGATTCAATTATTCAAAATTCAATTCAGCAGTTGAGCGATTATGTTGCGCTCCCATCAGTTTCTGCTAAGCATCAAAAACAGGCCGCAACTGCTGCTTTTTTAAAAAATTTGTTGGAGGAGCAATTAGGTGCACAAGTACAAGTTTTTGATGATTATCAAGCGCCATTAGTTTTTGCACAGGTCCAACCACAACATTTAAGTGATACGACATTATTAATTTATAATCACTATGATGTGCAACCAGAGGAACCCGTAGAATTATGGGAATCAGATCCCTTTGAGCTTAAACAATCTGCTGAAAGTTTGATCGGACGTGGTGTTGCAGATTGTAAGGGTGATTTTATTAGTCGCTTGACAGCTTTGAAATTGTATCGTCAAGAGCATGGTGATTTTCCTTGCAATATCAAATTTTTAATTGAAGGCGAAGAAGAAGTTGCTAGTGAACATTTGAGTGATTATCTAGCTAAATATAATGATTTATTGGTAGCAGACTTAGTGATTTGGGAATCTGGTAGTAAAAATGATCATGAGCAATTTCAAATTGAGGGTGGCAATAAAGGAGTTCTATGTTTTAAATTAACTGCAAAGTCGGCGGCCAGTGATCTGCATTCTTCTTTAGCAGCAGTCGCAGATAGTGCTACTTGGCGTTTGGTTCAGGCATTGAACTCTTTACGAGCAACTGATGGTACGATTCAGGTGCCGGGATTTTATGAGGAAGTTGTGGCACCTAGTGAGATCGAAGAACAATTAGTAGCCCAAGCACCAACACCTGATTTGACCAAAAAGTGGGATTTGCAGCTACCCTTGTTAAAAAATAAAAGTGTTAATAATAATCTGACATTTGCGCCAACTATTAATATTGAAGGTATTAGTAGTGGTTGGGAAGGTTCTGGTGTCAAGACGGTGACTCCCAAACAAGCAACAGCAAAATTGGAATTTCGCTTAGTCCCTAATCAAGATCCGCAAGTGATTTTTAAGCAATTAACGCAATATTTGCAAGATCAGGGTTTTACAGATATTCAAGTTGACTATTTACTGGGTGAACGAGGCTATCGTTGGGATTTGCAAAATCCGTTGGTTGATCGACTCATTGCGACAGCTAAGACAGTTTATGGAGACGATAAAGTAGTTTCATTACCCTCCAGTGCTGGTACAGGTCCAATGTATCTATTGAACAAAAATACGCATGCACCAATTGTTTCTTGTGGGGTTGGTTATAGTCATTCAGGTCCGCATGCACCAAATGAAAATATTCGGATTAACGATTATTTGCAGTTTATTGATTTCTTTAGCCAATTTTTGGATAAGTTGTAG
- a CDS encoding MetQ/NlpA family ABC transporter substrate-binding protein produces MKKLTKIFKYVLVISSALLLFVLTGCGQQSQEKTVKVGINNADAPAWKVVQKKVKKEHINLKIVEFSDYNQPNTALLQHELDINAFQHHYFLDNWNKAHHADLVAIGDTMIQPMAMYSNKVTKVSELPDKAKISLPNDSSNEARALELLESVGLIKLRTKKNQLPSTKNVADNPHHLQFKVLDAAQTAHSLNDVDAAVINGNVASAAKLSSKKVVYREKVTKKSRPWINVIAANKKDKNNPTYKKIVKAYQSDDVLKEIHKIYGPNGVAAWKVKL; encoded by the coding sequence ATGAAAAAGTTAACGAAAATTTTTAAGTACGTGTTAGTTATAAGCTCTGCTTTATTATTGTTTGTTTTGACTGGGTGTGGCCAACAGTCGCAAGAGAAAACAGTGAAAGTGGGTATTAATAATGCTGATGCACCAGCATGGAAGGTTGTTCAGAAGAAAGTCAAAAAGGAACATATCAATTTAAAAATTGTAGAATTTTCTGATTATAATCAGCCGAACACTGCTTTATTACAGCATGAATTGGATATCAATGCATTTCAACATCATTATTTTTTAGATAATTGGAATAAAGCTCATCATGCTGATTTAGTAGCTATCGGTGATACGATGATTCAACCAATGGCAATGTATTCCAATAAAGTCACGAAAGTTAGTGAATTACCGGATAAAGCGAAAATTTCGTTACCAAATGATAGCTCAAATGAAGCTCGGGCGTTGGAATTATTGGAATCAGTGGGCTTAATCAAATTACGGACGAAGAAAAATCAATTGCCTTCTACCAAAAATGTTGCGGATAATCCCCATCACTTACAGTTCAAAGTGTTAGACGCAGCCCAAACAGCTCATTCACTCAATGATGTTGATGCCGCGGTGATTAACGGTAATGTTGCTAGTGCTGCTAAATTGAGTTCAAAAAAGGTTGTTTATCGCGAAAAGGTTACGAAGAAGTCTCGTCCGTGGATTAATGTCATTGCTGCTAATAAAAAGGATAAGAATAATCCAACGTATAAGAAAATTGTCAAGGCTTATCAAAGTGATGATGTTCTAAAAGAAATTCATAAAATTTATGGACCTAATGGCGTTGCAGCTTGGAAAGTTAAGCTTTAA
- the asnS gene encoding asparagine--tRNA ligase produces METIRIIDAKDHVDQEVKIGVWLTDKRSSGKIAFLQLRDGTGFFQGVVVKSDVAEEVFELAKKLRQETSFYVTGVIHQDDRSHFGYEIEVSAIEVLGESEDFPITPKEHGIEFLLDHRHLWLRSRRPFAIMKIRNEIIDASYRFFKQEGFIKMDPPILTGTAPEGTTELFETDYFDNPAYLSQSGQLYMEAGAMAFGKVFSFGPTFRAEKSKTRRHLTEFWMIEPEMAFMHQEESLQVQERYVSYLVQSVLDNCQYELKLIDRDPEILEKYTHLPYPRISYDEAIELCQEGGFDIKWGDDFGSPEETYISDQFEQPVFVLDYPKQIKPFYMKEAQDRDNVYVCADLLAPEGYGEIIGGSERAVDYNQMKAEMEKEGMNLEDYDWYLDLRRYGSVPHSGFGMGLERAITWICHLDHLREAIPFPRMINRLKP; encoded by the coding sequence GTGGAAACCATTAGGATTATTGATGCCAAGGATCATGTTGATCAAGAGGTGAAAATTGGTGTTTGGCTCACCGATAAACGTTCTTCGGGAAAGATTGCTTTTTTGCAATTACGTGATGGAACGGGTTTTTTCCAAGGTGTAGTTGTTAAAAGTGATGTAGCTGAGGAAGTATTTGAGTTAGCTAAGAAATTACGGCAGGAAACAAGTTTTTACGTGACGGGTGTGATTCATCAGGATGATCGTTCACATTTTGGTTATGAAATTGAGGTTTCTGCAATTGAAGTTTTAGGTGAAAGTGAAGATTTTCCGATTACGCCTAAGGAACATGGAATCGAATTTTTGTTGGATCACCGGCATTTATGGTTACGATCACGGCGTCCTTTTGCAATTATGAAAATTAGAAATGAGATTATTGACGCTAGTTATCGCTTCTTTAAGCAAGAAGGCTTTATCAAGATGGATCCGCCTATTTTGACAGGGACTGCTCCAGAAGGTACAACTGAATTGTTTGAAACTGATTATTTTGATAATCCCGCTTATTTATCGCAAAGTGGCCAGCTGTATATGGAAGCTGGCGCAATGGCGTTTGGTAAAGTTTTTTCTTTTGGTCCAACTTTTCGGGCTGAGAAATCAAAAACACGGCGTCATTTAACCGAATTTTGGATGATTGAACCTGAAATGGCCTTTATGCATCAAGAAGAAAGTTTACAAGTTCAGGAACGCTATGTCAGTTATCTGGTGCAAAGTGTGTTGGATAATTGTCAGTATGAATTAAAGCTGATTGATCGTGATCCCGAGATTTTAGAAAAATATACTCATCTACCTTATCCACGAATTTCATATGATGAGGCTATTGAATTGTGTCAGGAAGGCGGTTTTGACATCAAATGGGGAGACGATTTTGGTTCTCCTGAAGAAACTTATATTTCGGATCAATTTGAACAGCCAGTTTTTGTATTGGATTATCCTAAACAAATCAAGCCATTTTACATGAAGGAAGCTCAAGATCGTGATAATGTTTATGTTTGTGCTGATTTATTAGCGCCAGAAGGTTATGGCGAAATTATTGGTGGTTCTGAGCGGGCAGTGGATTATAACCAGATGAAAGCAGAAATGGAAAAAGAGGGGATGAATTTAGAGGATTATGATTGGTATTTAGATCTTCGTAGATATGGCTCTGTTCCACATTCTGGCTTTGGCATGGGCTTGGAACGGGCAATTACGTGGATTTGTCATTTGGATCATTTGCGTGAAGCAATTCCATTTCCCCGAATGATCAATCGCTTAAAGCCTTAA
- a CDS encoding peptidase: MVKNLKRQWKRPLLLGILIILLVLSVGSFYVMNASHSSARSQAIHVAKTKGGLQTTTFYSEFDRRQQFYTVGGQTRQGYRYVVINGQNGKIQLLNSPAGLVRQVRQTVQNHQNPKQINKVALGYYQKHPVWEVTYRNQNNSLGYYLINFHNTKILQVINNL, translated from the coding sequence GTGGTGAAAAATTTGAAGCGGCAATGGAAACGTCCCTTACTTTTGGGGATTTTAATCATTTTATTGGTTTTATCTGTAGGTAGTTTTTATGTGATGAATGCTTCACATAGTTCTGCACGTAGTCAAGCGATCCACGTTGCAAAAACTAAGGGTGGACTGCAGACTACGACTTTTTATTCAGAGTTTGACCGTCGACAGCAGTTTTACACAGTCGGTGGTCAGACGCGACAAGGTTATCGTTATGTCGTTATCAATGGTCAAAATGGAAAAATTCAATTGTTGAATAGTCCAGCAGGTTTAGTTCGTCAAGTTCGACAAACGGTTCAAAATCATCAAAATCCTAAACAAATTAATAAAGTTGCTTTGGGATATTATCAAAAACACCCGGTGTGGGAAGTTACCTATCGAAATCAGAATAATAGCCTAGGTTACTATCTGATTAATTTTCATAATACAAAAATCTTGCAAGTAATTAATAATTTATAG
- a CDS encoding helicase C-terminal domain-containing protein — protein sequence MKNKKYVVVDLETTGTKRHEHDRIIQFAGVVIENFQITNQVSFLINPECLIDDRIHQLTGITNEQLQSQPVFVDVAPQIWQFLQGKVFVAHNVNFDYPFLQTEFTNAGFPELNLAAIDTVELAQVLLPTAPSFKLAELTNYLQITHDKPHQADSDAWATAKLFLQLRKRLLALPVPTMKWLNKFAKNFLRQTGEFIRDVTQNAMIQKSALSSNLVQVRSLVLQKPVAVVSTGLKSSTFPVNRKQKLKLFGTQLQWRAQQTKMMNFVHRKLTQQVPLSLINAPTGLGKTLGYLLPITYQLDQGQKLVVATSTKLLQQQLLQDVSRVEQLRQQKYSTTVISSPNDYLDLANFYRLLTSEKQHRLLRLMLLKILVWLTQTTTGNLQELNLTNYQTSLFRLIRSNGHPATGIFAPYDFWLRLTKQAEHSDLIITNHSYLLNNLQEQLFQASAGLIIDEASNLLQQTLQPQAQFEFQTTRKALKRLSDLLYQNRVLLRNTFHQNLWQSWQHADLANFQLLFDQLARALTRLSADLVSQYVKTKVPLQKRSVVIQLPLKRDELAQRTLQYLKKSSQQFRLLLEQVGQLVQLSQAVEGNISLALEQVLQQITDEYLILQQQLQQLKAILESLSIWQEPGGLVLTMLNYQDWDSLKLATQIFNQENIIQKLQTQFPITILIDATLKYHNSFHNFLQQLGLSQSIAQKNKLSLQRDFNLEERLKVYLPTDAPYPQQTTDLAQHLTQNILPLLQQNSQQTLILFNSLTLLQAVYQLLGEHEISQQREILAQSVSGSNQRVKKRFALNNQAVLLATSSFGSGVNLAPQNLKLVIVTRIPFEAPDNPFVQAKTNFWRTQGQNFFKVESLPTAARRLKQQAGRLIRDPDDCGALVLLDQRLQTSAYGARLYQDLDLPPLTTELDTEQVTSEIKMFFQTDL from the coding sequence ATGAAGAATAAAAAGTATGTTGTTGTGGATTTGGAAACGACCGGGACAAAACGGCATGAGCATGACCGTATTATTCAGTTTGCGGGCGTGGTGATTGAGAATTTTCAAATTACCAATCAAGTCTCCTTTTTGATTAATCCTGAATGTTTAATTGATGACCGCATTCATCAATTAACTGGGATTACGAATGAGCAATTGCAGTCACAACCGGTGTTTGTCGATGTTGCACCACAAATCTGGCAGTTTTTGCAAGGTAAAGTTTTCGTGGCGCATAATGTCAATTTTGACTATCCATTTTTGCAAACAGAATTCACCAATGCTGGTTTTCCAGAATTAAATTTGGCAGCGATTGATACGGTAGAGTTAGCTCAAGTCTTATTGCCAACGGCGCCGAGTTTTAAGTTGGCAGAATTAACTAATTATTTACAGATTACTCACGATAAGCCGCATCAAGCCGACAGTGATGCTTGGGCGACCGCCAAATTATTTTTGCAATTACGAAAACGTTTGTTAGCTTTGCCAGTGCCCACGATGAAATGGTTAAATAAATTTGCAAAGAATTTTTTGCGCCAAACGGGTGAATTTATCCGTGATGTAACGCAAAACGCGATGATCCAAAAGTCTGCTTTATCTTCGAATTTAGTTCAAGTGCGCAGTTTAGTGTTGCAAAAACCCGTAGCAGTAGTGAGTACTGGTCTCAAATCGTCAACTTTTCCAGTTAATCGGAAACAAAAATTGAAACTTTTTGGAACTCAACTGCAGTGGCGGGCACAACAAACAAAAATGATGAATTTTGTGCATCGAAAGCTAACTCAGCAGGTGCCACTATCCTTAATTAATGCTCCTACCGGTTTAGGGAAAACATTGGGTTATTTGTTACCAATAACTTATCAGTTAGACCAAGGACAAAAATTGGTAGTTGCTACATCAACCAAATTGTTGCAACAGCAATTATTACAAGATGTTTCACGCGTAGAACAGTTGCGTCAGCAAAAATATAGTACGACGGTCATTTCTAGTCCGAATGATTATTTAGATTTAGCCAATTTTTATCGTTTATTGACTAGCGAAAAGCAGCACCGTTTGTTGCGATTAATGTTGTTGAAGATTCTAGTTTGGTTGACGCAAACCACTACCGGTAATTTGCAAGAGCTTAATTTAACGAATTATCAGACTTCCTTGTTTCGTCTCATTCGGAGTAATGGGCACCCTGCAACGGGGATTTTTGCGCCGTATGATTTTTGGTTGCGTTTGACCAAACAGGCTGAACACAGTGATTTAATTATCACTAATCATAGTTATTTATTGAATAATTTGCAGGAACAGCTGTTTCAAGCAAGTGCTGGTTTAATTATTGATGAAGCTAGCAATTTGTTGCAACAAACTTTGCAGCCGCAGGCACAATTTGAATTTCAGACGACTCGTAAAGCGTTAAAGCGGTTGAGTGATTTGTTGTATCAAAATCGGGTGTTGTTACGGAATACCTTTCATCAAAATTTGTGGCAATCTTGGCAGCATGCTGATTTAGCCAATTTTCAGTTGCTATTTGATCAGTTAGCGCGTGCTTTAACACGGTTAAGTGCGGATTTGGTCAGTCAATATGTTAAAACCAAAGTCCCCTTGCAAAAACGATCTGTGGTTATTCAGTTACCTTTGAAGCGTGATGAACTAGCGCAGCGAACTTTGCAATACTTAAAGAAGAGTTCTCAACAATTTCGGCTGTTATTAGAACAAGTCGGGCAATTGGTGCAGCTGTCTCAAGCGGTAGAAGGCAATATTAGTTTAGCGTTAGAGCAAGTTTTGCAACAAATTACTGATGAATATTTGATTTTGCAGCAACAGTTGCAGCAATTAAAAGCAATTTTAGAAAGTTTGTCCATTTGGCAAGAACCTGGCGGTTTAGTGCTAACGATGTTAAATTATCAGGATTGGGACAGTTTAAAGTTAGCGACGCAGATTTTTAATCAGGAAAATATTATTCAGAAGTTGCAGACACAGTTTCCAATAACGATTTTGATTGATGCGACTTTGAAATATCACAATAGTTTTCACAATTTTTTGCAACAGTTGGGACTTTCTCAATCGATAGCTCAAAAAAACAAGTTAAGTTTGCAACGTGATTTTAATTTGGAAGAGCGTCTAAAAGTTTATTTACCAACAGATGCCCCCTATCCTCAACAAACAACGGATTTAGCACAACATTTAACACAAAATATTTTGCCACTGCTCCAACAAAATTCGCAGCAGACTTTGATTTTATTTAATTCATTGACTTTGTTGCAAGCTGTGTATCAATTGTTAGGAGAACATGAGATTAGTCAGCAGCGAGAAATTCTGGCACAATCTGTTTCAGGATCCAATCAGCGTGTCAAAAAACGCTTTGCTCTCAACAACCAAGCCGTTTTGTTAGCTACCAGTAGTTTTGGTAGTGGCGTTAATTTGGCGCCGCAAAATTTGAAATTAGTTATTGTGACGCGCATTCCTTTTGAAGCACCAGACAATCCTTTTGTACAAGCTAAAACCAATTTTTGGCGTACTCAAGGTCAGAATTTTTTCAAGGTTGAGAGTCTTCCGACTGCGGCTCGACGCTTAAAGCAACAAGCTGGGCGTTTAATTCGAGATCCTGATGATTGTGGGGCATTAGTGTTGCTAGATCAGAGATTACAGACGTCTGCTTATGGGGCGCGTTTATATCAAGATTTAGATTTACCACCACTCACGACAGAGCTGGATACAGAGCAGGTTACTTCGGAAATAAAGATGTTTTTCCAGACAGATCTTTGA
- the addA gene encoding helicase-exonuclease AddAB subunit AddA, whose product MAKFKPTAAQQQALTVTGSDVLVSASAGAGKTTILVDRIVQQLQAGEQIDHLLIVTFTEAAAKEMKQRLAQKIQQAAMTATGEQQQHLRAQLSKLPTASISTLHAFCLQVIRKFYYLIDLDPNFRLLSDDNERFLLQERAWQKVRNTYYQAEDTDFLAVENNFATGNDDQEMENLLFKLTNVALTNQNPKQWLSSLVDDYQVQDDLSQMTFYQEQFVPMLEQEMHYVTLQAAQLAQQVTTFEELANYADSVEQFQQQIQALLAHLKHYSWDQLRQQINHLVKIKGRAKAKTAAEIMEPFKQCKKRITQIVENWQYKYFVLDNEHWRQILQNSGQMVAKLIEVEQAFLTTFQAKKRFQHSLDFNDLEHYALKILQADYRGKLVARDYYHDLFGEILIDEYQDTNPLQEAIIQQFKRLEPGNLYMVGDVKQAIYGFRQADPALFTHKYRGFQQDSSAGQLVNLTDNFRSHTNVLATVNAIFAHVMDERLGDVQYDQAASLKAGSQFPSATDAQTEFWFVDQTVLPKMQLTSEQLEIQAVIRRIKELQAANFQVYDRKTGQLRTLRYGDIAILTRVKSLNNDLIEQFAQSQLPIVVHDSANYFQASEVQTMLSMLKIIDNPRQDIALVAVLRSAIVGLDENELAYLRINQRSGDYYQALSNYLANDEYNQKNQFAQRLTTKVQQFMTLLTQLRTLAPKISLAELIWQIYLKTGYLSYVQGMPNGKQRVANLHALYQRATEFEQLEFKGLFQFIHFIEHIEENEHDLARPVEFQAQADEIQAMTIHGSKGLEFPIVFVLNLDHSFNAIDVKKRYLLDAKQGLGIRYLDPETRIFYETLPMAAIKAAQKNKLLSEEIRLLYVALTRAQQKLILVGSTKVALSKAWDSWQMGLPNGHQQVLDLGLRSSFKSFQDILEPILALNGILQDEKIIPADNSDFDFSVHSFRLEKGSKKSPNQNSEGQLSENSITTSPLFKQEAQKILNFQYPQQAATQTTAYQSVSEIKHLFANPDDQNLPVIDLKDTVPKGQRYVLDDFKRPRFLSQEKSQVKPADVGSATHLLLQKINLDQTPKQTDFVLLAQQLVQQQVFTQQVMEQINFASLAQFYQSNLGQQIIAHQATLQREWAFSMVLPADQVFTAMAANNDQILIHGIIDGLFSDEHQQITLFDYKTDYIDMHKKTGPHSVTKAIEQYSGQLNLYQKAAEQIMQQPVQQKFLCLLSVNQIIKVN is encoded by the coding sequence ATGGCAAAATTTAAACCAACCGCCGCACAACAGCAAGCACTGACGGTGACAGGGAGTGATGTTTTAGTGTCTGCTTCCGCAGGTGCGGGAAAAACGACCATTTTAGTTGACCGAATTGTGCAACAATTGCAAGCAGGAGAACAAATTGACCACTTATTGATTGTGACCTTTACTGAAGCTGCTGCTAAAGAAATGAAACAACGTTTGGCACAAAAAATTCAACAAGCAGCGATGACAGCAACAGGGGAACAGCAACAGCATTTACGGGCACAACTGTCCAAGTTGCCAACGGCTTCCATCAGTACATTACATGCTTTTTGTTTACAAGTTATTCGCAAATTTTATTATTTGATTGATTTGGATCCTAATTTTCGATTGTTGAGTGATGATAATGAACGATTTTTGTTACAGGAACGGGCCTGGCAAAAAGTACGCAATACTTATTATCAAGCCGAAGATACGGATTTTTTAGCCGTAGAAAATAATTTTGCCACAGGTAACGACGATCAGGAAATGGAAAATTTGTTGTTTAAATTAACTAATGTGGCGTTGACAAATCAAAATCCTAAACAATGGTTAAGCAGTTTGGTTGATGATTATCAAGTGCAGGATGATTTGAGTCAGATGACGTTTTATCAAGAACAGTTTGTGCCAATGTTGGAGCAAGAGATGCATTATGTAACATTACAAGCAGCACAACTAGCACAACAAGTCACGACGTTTGAAGAGTTGGCTAATTATGCTGATAGTGTAGAGCAGTTTCAACAACAAATTCAAGCATTATTGGCGCATTTGAAGCATTATTCTTGGGACCAATTGCGCCAGCAAATTAATCATTTAGTTAAAATTAAAGGTCGAGCTAAAGCCAAAACAGCGGCTGAGATTATGGAACCTTTCAAGCAATGTAAAAAGCGGATTACGCAAATTGTGGAAAATTGGCAATATAAATATTTTGTATTAGATAACGAACATTGGCGGCAGATTTTACAAAATAGTGGTCAGATGGTAGCTAAGTTAATTGAAGTGGAACAAGCTTTTTTGACCACTTTTCAAGCTAAAAAAAGGTTTCAGCATAGCTTAGATTTTAATGATTTAGAACATTATGCTTTAAAAATATTACAGGCTGACTATCGGGGCAAATTAGTGGCACGCGATTATTATCATGACTTGTTTGGTGAAATTTTAATTGATGAATATCAAGATACCAATCCGTTACAAGAAGCCATTATTCAACAATTTAAGCGGCTTGAGCCCGGTAATTTGTATATGGTTGGCGATGTCAAACAAGCCATTTATGGTTTTCGGCAAGCAGACCCAGCATTGTTCACGCACAAATACCGGGGATTTCAACAAGATAGTTCCGCGGGACAATTAGTGAATTTAACCGATAATTTTCGTTCACACACGAATGTTTTAGCGACGGTCAATGCTATTTTTGCTCATGTGATGGATGAGCGTTTAGGTGATGTTCAATATGATCAAGCAGCAAGCTTAAAAGCTGGTAGTCAATTTCCATCGGCTACTGACGCGCAGACCGAATTTTGGTTCGTGGATCAAACTGTATTACCTAAAATGCAGTTGACGAGTGAACAATTGGAAATTCAGGCTGTGATTCGGCGGATTAAAGAATTGCAAGCTGCAAATTTTCAGGTTTATGATCGCAAAACGGGACAGCTACGAACTTTGCGTTACGGAGATATTGCAATTTTGACGCGCGTTAAAAGTTTAAACAATGATTTAATTGAACAATTTGCTCAATCACAGTTGCCGATTGTGGTTCATGATTCGGCTAATTATTTTCAAGCTAGTGAAGTACAGACGATGCTGTCGATGTTAAAAATTATTGATAATCCGCGGCAAGATATTGCTTTAGTGGCGGTTTTGCGATCCGCCATCGTTGGTTTAGATGAGAATGAATTAGCTTATTTGCGTATCAATCAACGGAGCGGTGATTATTATCAGGCCTTATCGAATTATTTGGCTAACGATGAGTATAATCAAAAAAATCAATTTGCTCAGCGATTGACAACTAAGGTTCAACAATTTATGACTTTACTGACGCAATTACGGACATTGGCACCCAAAATAAGTTTGGCAGAATTAATTTGGCAAATTTATTTAAAAACGGGTTATTTGTCCTATGTGCAAGGCATGCCGAATGGTAAGCAACGAGTGGCTAATTTGCACGCGCTGTATCAACGGGCCACAGAATTTGAACAGCTGGAGTTTAAGGGATTGTTTCAATTTATTCATTTTATTGAACATATTGAGGAAAATGAACACGATTTGGCGCGACCGGTAGAATTTCAAGCTCAAGCTGATGAGATTCAAGCGATGACGATTCACGGCAGTAAGGGTTTGGAGTTTCCAATTGTGTTTGTATTGAATCTTGACCATAGTTTTAACGCGATAGATGTCAAAAAGCGTTATCTGTTGGATGCTAAACAGGGGTTGGGCATTCGTTATTTGGATCCTGAAACACGGATTTTTTATGAAACCTTGCCAATGGCAGCAATTAAAGCTGCACAAAAGAATAAGTTGTTGTCTGAGGAAATCAGATTATTATATGTAGCATTAACCAGAGCACAACAGAAATTAATTTTAGTGGGCTCAACAAAAGTTGCTTTGTCAAAAGCTTGGGACAGTTGGCAAATGGGATTGCCGAACGGTCATCAACAAGTCTTAGATTTGGGACTTCGTTCTAGTTTTAAATCTTTTCAAGATATTTTAGAACCAATCTTGGCATTGAATGGTATTTTACAGGATGAGAAAATTATACCTGCAGACAATTCTGACTTTGATTTTAGTGTGCACAGTTTTCGGCTTGAAAAAGGTTCTAAAAAGTCCCCGAATCAAAATTCTGAAGGACAACTGTCAGAAAATTCAATAACGACTTCACCACTTTTTAAGCAGGAAGCACAAAAAATTTTAAATTTCCAATATCCGCAGCAAGCAGCTACCCAAACGACGGCTTACCAATCTGTTTCGGAGATTAAACATTTATTCGCGAATCCTGACGATCAAAATTTACCTGTCATAGATTTAAAAGATACTGTCCCCAAAGGCCAAAGATATGTTTTGGATGATTTCAAGCGTCCACGATTTTTGAGTCAAGAAAAATCGCAAGTTAAACCAGCCGATGTGGGCAGTGCTACGCATTTATTGTTACAAAAAATCAATTTAGATCAAACACCGAAACAAACTGATTTTGTGTTGTTGGCTCAGCAATTGGTCCAACAACAAGTCTTTACTCAACAAGTGATGGAGCAAATCAATTTTGCTAGTTTGGCGCAATTTTATCAGTCAAATCTAGGTCAACAAATTATAGCTCATCAAGCAACTTTACAACGGGAATGGGCGTTTTCAATGGTTTTACCAGCGGATCAAGTCTTTACAGCGATGGCAGCTAATAATGATCAAATTTTGATTCACGGAATCATTGATGGATTATTTAGTGATGAGCATCAACAAATTACGTTGTTTGATTATAAAACGGATTACATTGATATGCATAAAAAAACAGGCCCACACTCTGTGACTAAGGCAATTGAACAATATTCCGGGCAATTGAATTTATATCAAAAGGCTGCGGAACAAATTATGCAACAGCCTGTGCAACAAAAATTTTTATGTTTGTTATCCGTTAATCAAATAATTAAGGTAAACTAA